Proteins from one Podospora pseudoanserina strain CBS 124.78 chromosome 1, whole genome shotgun sequence genomic window:
- a CDS encoding hypothetical protein (EggNog:ENOG503NUTA; COG:A), which yields MWATARRMASTTRSASSAALTFELVGKCSTTRARASILTLPHGQVNLPIFMPVATQASLKGLTPEQLEATGCRLCLNNTYHLGLKPGQEVLDAVGGAHKFQGWNHNLLTDSGGFQMVSLLKLANVTEEGVRFLSPHDGSPMLLTPEHSMSLQNSIGSDIMMQLDDVLVTTHPDKARMREAMERSVRWLDRCIAAHKYPERQNLFCIIQGGLDLEMRRECCREMVARDTPGIAIGGLSGGEAKDDFCKVVATCTEQLPELKPRYVMGIGYPEDLVVSVALGADMFDCVWPTRTARFGNAITKHGVLNMKREMYAADFGPIEEGCGCQCCRPVGQEGSLGITRAFIHHNAAKETVAAHLLTLHNVWYQLDLMRQAREAIIADQFPAFVKKFFVGLYPDGQSYPSWAVNALRGVGIELLER from the exons ATGTGGGCAACTGCAAGAAGAATGGCTTCTACGACCAGATCGGCATCCTCTGCCGCCCTCACTTTTGAGCTGGTGGGAAAGTGCTCT ACAACCCGTGCCCGCGCATCCATCTTGACGCTGCCCCACGGTCAGGTCAACCTCCCAATTTTCATGCCTGTAGCCACGCAGGCTTCACTCAAAGGACTTACCCCCGAACAACTCGAGGCAACTGGATGCCGTCTCTgcctcaacaacacctaccATCTCGGCCTGAAGCCTGGTCAGGAAGTCCTTGATGCTGTAGGAGGCGCGCACAAGTTTCAGGGATGGAATCACAATCTTCTTACTGATAGTGGCGG GTTTCAGATGGTCTCGCTACTCAAGCTGGCCAACGTCACCGAGGAAGGTGTGCGCTTCCTCTCACCACACGACGGCAGCCCTATGCTCTTAACCCCCGAGCACTCGATGAGCCTCCAAAACTCGATCGGATCCGACATTATGATGCAGCTGGACGATGTCCTCGTCACTACACACCCAGACAAGGCGCGCATGAGAGAGGCGATGGAGCGCAGTGTACGTTGGCTTGACAGATGTATCGCTGCCCACAAATACCCAGAAAGGCAGAACCTGTTCTGCATCATTCAGGGTGGACTGGACCTGGAGATGCGCCGGGAATGCTGCCGCGAGATGGTCGCCCGTGACACACCTGGTATCGCCATTGGCGGACTGAGCGGAGGTGAAGCAAAGGATGACTTCTGCAAGGTGGTGGCCACTTGCACGGAGCAACTACCAGAACTCAAGCCGAGATACGTTATGGGAATTGGGTACCCAGAGGATCTTGTGGTCAGCGTGGCGCTGGGAGCAGACATGTTCGACTGCGTGTGGCCCACACGCACTGCGCGGTTTGGGAATGCCATCACCAAGCATGGTGTACTCAACATGAAAAGAGAGATGTATGCCGCTGATTTCGGGCCCATCGAGGAGGGTTGTGGGTGTCAGTGCTGCAGGCCTGTCGGCCAAGAAGGGTCGCTGGGCATTACAAGGGCATTCATTCACCACAATGCCGCCAAAGAGACAGTTGCGGCGCACCTGCTGACACTGCACAACGTGTGGTATCAGCTGGATCTGATGAGACAGGCCAGAGAGGCCATCATTGCTGACCAATTCCCGGCCTTCGTCAAGAAGTTTTTTGTTGGACTGTACCCTGATGGACAGAGCTATCCATCGTGGGCAGTCAACGCATTGCGTGGTGTTGGCATCGAGTTGCTAGAGAGGTGA
- a CDS encoding hypothetical protein (COG:S; EggNog:ENOG503P1UJ), with the protein MVSRSVSPGGALLRASRMFSMPAPLPPPAAEAAQATFKSHSDTATSAYPTHQVITTLSHARKEGDWGLKRPLPLRSTTKSSTPMLRIKGIDTIEQITDYASGADHGLTLLKFQELGLPISTPSSFASSRRRTDAATRSVFEDDIDRTAIAAKDRAKLVDQRWRFSGPWLAGMTPGDFKKYLAERVRPRRAAFRMFLKAKIARDLNETARLKALDNAETEYDKVTVDSILEDDVTEYLRNVRNQNAVLYQLVGEFLDLAPLKQPTELTTEQMLHPPQHTYSTHDTNNPYAEHGPPKTHPSAGLSYIRTGAYMDNHPLYGPQKEHKPVEARVLRPRSQQSYSSAKLGVAGFVTETSEGDNAHNQKSGKSPLRHFDPDLKNGAKVYVQPETASVNSDGKLRIVLKDSVDAEAELVARELIGDGEGIFGQQRKEVEVVSQSTIRKSYSTKLSQGAQDYGLNSAN; encoded by the coding sequence ATGGTTTCCAGGAGCGTGTCCCCGGGAGGCGCGCTTCTCCGGGCGTCGCGGATGTTCTCTATGCCggcacccctcccaccaccggcgGCAGAAGCCGCTCAAGCAACCTTCAAGTCGCACTCCGATACAGCTACCTCGGCCTACCCAACACACCAGGTCATCACAACCCTTAGTCACGCCCGCAAGGAGGGGGACTGGGGCTTGAagcgccctctccctcttcgatCAACTACCAAGTCCTCGACTCCCATGCTCCGCATCAAGGGCATCGATACGATCGAGCAAATTACCGACTACGCCTCAGGCGCCGACCACGGCCTCACCCTTCTCAAGTTCCAAGAACTTGGTCTCCCGATCTCTACGCCCTCCTCTTTTGCAAGCTCAAGACGCAGAACCGATGCCGCGACCAGGTCCGTTTTCGAGGACGACATCGATCgcaccgccatcgccgcgAAGGACCGTGCAAAGCTTGTCGACCAACGATGGAGGTTTTCTGGCCCATGGCTTGCCGGCATGACGCCCGGCGACTTCAAGAAGTACTTGGCTGAGAGGGTTCGCCCCCGTCGCGCCGCCTTCCGTATGTTTCTGAAGGCCAAGATCGCCCGCGATCTCAACGAGACGGCCAGGTTGAAAGCCTTGGACAACGCAGAGACCGAGTATGACAAGGTCACCGTCGATTCTATTCTTGAGGATGACGTTACCGAGTACTTGCGGAATGTTCGGAACCAGAACGCAGTGCTGTATCagctggttggggagttCTTGGATCTCGCACCTCTGAAGCAACCGACGGAACTGACGACTGAGCAAATGTTGCATCCCCCACAACACACATATTCAACCCacgacaccaacaacccgtATGCCGAACATGGTCCTCCAAAGACCCACCCTTCCGCCGGTCTCTCGTACATCCGCACCGGTGCATACATGGACAACCACCCGCTGTACGGCCCGCAAAAGGAACATAAGCCGGTTGAGGCCAGAGTGCTCAGGCCGCGCAGCCAGCAGAGCTACAGCAGCGCCAAATTGGGTGTTGCTGGTTTCGTCACCGAGACCAGCGAGGGTGACAACGCTCACAATCAGAAGTCCGGGAAGTCGCCTCTTCGACATTTCGACCCTGATCTCAAGAACGGCGCCAAGGTTTACGTTCAGCCTGAAACGGCTTCCGTCAACTCAGATGGCAAGCTGCGGATCGTGCTCAAGGACTCAGTGGATGCCGAGGCTGAGCTGGTTGCCCGTGAGCTGATTGGCGATGGTGAGGGCATTTTTGGACAACAGcggaaggaggttgaggtggtcagCCAGTCAACCATTCGCAAGTCCTACTCAACTAAGCTCTCGCAGGGTGCACAGGACTATGGTTTGAATTCGGCGAACTAG
- the RPS17B gene encoding 40S ribosomal protein S17.e.B (EggNog:ENOG503P2RM; COG:J), translated as MGRVRTKTVKKSAKVIIERYYPKLTLDFETNKRVCDEIAIIASKRLRNKIAGYTTHLMKRIQRGPVRGISFKLQEEERERKDQYVPEVSALDFTQNSESGQLDVDTETKDLLKHLGFDAIPVNVIPVTQNPAVERGPRRFGGDRPRRD; from the exons ATGGGTCGCGTTCGTACCAAGACTGTCAAGAAGTCCGCCAAGGTCATCATTGAGCGGTACTACCCCAAGTTGACTCTCGACTTCGAGACCAACAAGCG TGTGTGCGATGAGATTGCCATCATTGCTTCCAAGCGCCTCCGCAACAAGATTGCCGGCTACACCACCCACTTGATGAAGCGCATTCAGCGTGGCCCCGTCCGCGGTATCTCCTTCAAGCttcaggaggaggagcgtgaGCGCAAGGATCAGTACGTTCCCGAGGTCTCCGCTCTCGACTTCACCCAGAACTCCGAGAGCGGCCAGCTCGATGTCGATACCGAGACCAAGGACCTCCTTAAGCACCTCGGC TTCGACGCCATCCCCGTCAACGTCATCCCCGTTACCCAGAACCCCGCTGTTGAGCGTGGCCCCCGCCGCTTCGGTGGTGACCGCCCCCGCCGCGACTAA
- a CDS encoding hypothetical protein (EggNog:ENOG503P5FF; COG:S) — translation MASTPNPPKSILKKPPPTPDAPSALELTGLTRAQAAQLLTLSKTELKPPIPIETFELLSAAFPSSQPPSQSDISLLLSHLPNFSPSEYLDLIDERNCLNTCGYALCSKPRRNFPGKVKIRRSGVAKTEDLNKWCSDECALKGMYIHVQLEHPSYEWTGEKGEMKIKIRLREDKELGVKEVEKAVEGLSLDGAGDERDKKGDEAHEKKKQAGKLAVERNGMGVDKVEVTIGEKEITQPPTAPTFTSAQGGESDAHLMVEGYKIGSKGKKPNNTGGEGEDDDDDDFIPSIRIESLNYGRP, via the coding sequence atggcgtccacccccaaccctcctAAATCCATCCTcaaaaaaccaccacccacccccgacGCCCCCTCGGCCCTCGAACTCACAGGCCTAACCCGCGCCCAAGCAGCCCaactcctcaccctctccaaaacagagctcaaaccccccatccccatcgaAACCTTCGAgctcctctccgccgccttcccctcctcccaacccccttcccaatccgacatctccctcctcctctcccacctccccaacttctccccctcagAGTACCTCGATCTCATAGACGAACGGAACTGCCTCAACACATGCGGCTACGCCCTCTGCTCCAAACCCCGCCGCAACTTTCCCGGCAAGGTCAAAATCCGGCGGTCGGGCGTGGCGAAAACGGAGGACCTGAACAAGTGGTGCAGCGATGAGTGCGCGCTAAAGGGTATGTATATCCATGTTCAGCTCGAGCATCCTTCGTACGAGTGGacaggggaaaagggggagatgaagatcAAGATTCGGCTGAGGGAGGACAAGGAACTGGGTGTAaaggaggtggaaaaggcCGTGGAGGGGCTCTCGCTCGATGGGGCCGGTGACGAGAGGGATAAGAAGGGAGATGAAGCCcacgagaaaaagaagcaagCGGGCAAACTAGCCGTCGAGAGGAATGGGATGGGCGTCGATAAAGTCGAGGTCACGATTGGGGAGAAAGAGATCACCCAGCCGCCCACAGCTCCCACCTTCACCAGCGCCCAGGGAGGCGAGAGCGATGCTCATCTCATGGTGGAAGGATACAAGATTGgcagcaagggcaagaaACCAAACAACACTGGCGGTGAAggcgaagatgatgatgacgatgattttATTCCTTCTATTCGTATTGAGAGCCTCAACTATGGGAGGCCTTGA
- the BBC1 gene encoding assembly of actin patch protein (COG:Z; EggNog:ENOG503NY4M), which translates to MSFKVKALYEYNSGHEDDLIFSVGQIITVTDEEDADWYAGEYVDEAGNKQEGIFPRNFVEKYEPAAPPRPATRPQSKREHKPAAEAPIPAPESPKHEVAPEPEPEPLRSPSPEPTISSPPPAPAAVPVPIQSAQAPASPPAPAPAPVPVATPAPPVPQPTEAPSAAKSPPAPKPAAVVSKPSAGPPPVSDKPTGNSFKDRLALFNKAAAAPPAPFKPSGLSSGGGSSFIKKPFVAPPPSRHAYIPPVTQAPVAKVYRRDEDPEVKEQEAETLENAGKAGLVGNTAPTSSRNEGEAADDEPKPMSLKERLALLQKQQMETAARHAEAAAKKEKPKKPVKKRLDSHDATAAEGEATAPVPPPLERRDTEDTTGRGSLDESHPPRIPHPGRRRSSRGIEPNDGNEADMSGAGETTEGLEELTEKEENDVRPKHVATAAKQDDDEQADEEDEEEEEEEEEDIDPEVRRKEELRARMAKMSGGMGMPGMGIPGLFGAPAPMMPKKKKAAPEKHIEEHEEPVSPTARAPPVPMPGIPLPGLSRPPPPPERKQSAAEEVEDDEDEAQLQTPHQEAAPAQTPNEHSAPPPIPGGRSVPPPVPSLDSRPPPPPPTASAIKSPSEGSVSDDELSERPNDESDTPKPDVAHATRAPPPPPPGAGGPPPLPPTSPRAAPRRSHDESPLTSPSAPAIPRRDSRAPPPIPGAAPPLPTQSRPPPPPPTAAPPLRRDSTADTRPPPIPGAPPRDDDSGDEDEITEYEGDYDTDIASSVPHKDALKAHQRESSFEDIGPRSPTSEAPPLPSTAAPRAGPPPIPSQPPPPPSAPAPSRKSVDAPRTAPPPPPPPKEAPPAHYDDDEYDPYNYSSSSQAAPAVPSFPMPSPHVRQNEETSAHETLQFSPPPPPPQNLRSPIPPPISSPPNRAPPPRKSLDVPRGSGGRRSVDVTRPSMESGFVANDIDLANQSGWWLQPNGLPSQLHGRKDIFFESEESTSSDPHQGGKTIVTRDIYVLFQDYSQTVITVRFNPQDPSDVQLDQRHEAPPRALRQDQLEESYERFGRAIGEAVHKLKDTVVGDGTPQGLIHELLRPHKDALHPVGTRAYGALVYSNLANASTSQNDEIRPGDIISIRNAKFQGKHGAMHAKYSVEVGKPDHVAVVGEWDGTKKKVRAWEQGRESKKVKLESFKLDDLRSGEVKIWRVMPRSWIGWEGGDNGGGATGGN; encoded by the exons ATGTcgttcaaggtcaaggccTTGTACGAATACAACTCGGGCCACGAAGATGACCTCATTTTCAGCGTCGGCCAGATCATAACGGTgaccgacgaggaagatgccgATTGGTATGCGGGGGAGTACGTCGACGAGGCCGGCAACAAGCAAGAGGGTATTTTCCCCAGGAATTTCGTCGAAAAGTATGAGCCTGCAGCACCTCCTCGTCCGGCGACACGGCCCCAGTCCAAAAGGGAACATAAACCCGCCGCCGAAGCTCCGATTCCAGCCCCGGAATCTCCGAAGCACGAAGTTGCTCCGGAGCCTGAACCTGAGCCCTTGAGATCTCCCTCGCCCGAGCCGACgatttcctctcctccaccagcacctgccGCTGTTCCGGTGCCAATTCAATCTGCCCAAGCTCCCGCCTCCCCTCCGGCTCCCGCACCCGCCCCTGTTCCAGTGGCCACGCCCGCACCTCCTGTTCCCCAGCCCACTGAGGCGCCGTCTGCCGCAAAGTCGCCCCCTGCGCCCAAGCCTGCTGCCGTTGTCTCCAAACCCAGTGCTGGACCTCCACCTGTCTCTGATAAGCCAACCGGAAATTCTTTCAAGGATCGTCTTGCACTTTTTAACAAGGCAGCTGCAgccccccccgcccccttcaAGCCTAGCGGGCTGAGCTCAGGAGGCGGCTCGAGCTTCATCAAGAAGCCGTTTGTTGCCCCCCCTCCTAGCAGGCACGCCTATATTCCACCGGTCACCCAGGCCCCTGTTGCTAAAGTATATCGTCGCGATGAGGATCCGGAGGTCAAGGAGCAAGAAGCCGAAACGCTGGAGAATGCTGGAAAAGCGGGACTTGTTGGTAATACggcaccaacctcatcaaggAATGAGGGTGAAGCCGCTGATGATGAACCCAAGCCCATGAGCTTGAAGGAGCGCCTCGCTCTTCTCCAGAAGCAGCAAATGGAGACTGCGGCTCGTCATGCcgaggctgctgccaagaaggagaagcccaagaaacCAGTGAAGAAACGGTTGGATAGCCACGATGCCACTGCCGCCGAAGGTGAAGCTACTGCTCCTGTTCCACCCCCTCTGGAGCGTCGCGATACCGAAGACACCACAGGCCGCGGCTCTCTGGATGAATCTCACCCACCCCGAATCCCGCACCCTGGGCGTCGCAGATCTTCAAGAGGAATCGAACCGAATGATGGTAATGAGGCTGATATGTCTGGGGCTGGCGAGACCACCGAGGGTCTGGAGGAGCTCACCGAAAAGGAGGAAAATGACGTTAGACCAAAGCATGTTGCTACTGCCGCGAAACAAGACGATGATGAACAGgctgatgaggaagatgaagaggaagaagaagaggaggaggaggatatcgacCCAGAGGTTCGGCGCAAGGAGGAACTGCGCGCAAGAATGGCCAAGATGTCAGGCGGTATGGGCATGCCGGGTATGGGCATCCCTGGGCTGTTTGGTGCCCCGGCACCTATGatgcccaagaagaagaaggccgccccTGAGAAGCACATTGAGGAGCATGAGGAGCCGGTATCGCCTACTGCCCGTGCGCCCCCCGTTCCTATGCCCGGCATTCCTTTGCCTGGGCTCTCgcgcccaccgccgcctcccgaGCGAAAACAGTCTGCTGCcgaagaggtggaagatgacgaggacgaggcccAGCTGCAGACTCCCCATCAGGAAGCTGCGCCAGCCC AAACGCCCAATGAACATAGCGCACCCCCCCCTATTCCTGGCGGGAGATCAGTTCCCCCCCCTGTTCCTTCTCTGGACT CACgtccgccaccaccaccgccaactgCGTCGGCGATTAAGTCCCCCAGCGAAGGGTCGGTGTCTGACGATGAGCTCTCCGAAAGGCCCAATGATGAATCCGATACACCAAAACCTGATGTAGCCCATGCGACtagagctcctcctcccccgccacctGGGGCTGGCGGtcctccaccactgccaccTACATCACCCCGGGCTGCCCCCCGTCGGTCTCATGATGAGAGCCCTCTAACTTCACCATCGGCACCTGCTATCCCCAGGCGCGACAGCAGGGCACCGCCTCCAATCCCTGGCGCCGCCCCTCCGCTCCCCACACAGAGcagacctcctcctccgcctcccacAGCGGCGCCCCCGCTGCGTAGGGATTCAACGGCTGACACCCGGCCGCCCCCAATTCCCGGCGCACCACCAAGGGACGACGATAGTGGTGACGAAGACGAGATCACCGAATATGAGGGCGATTATGACACCGACATCGCCTCGTCGGTTCCTCACAAAGATGCGCTCAAGGCCCATCAGCGGGAGTCGAGTTTCGAGGATATCGGACCGAGATCGCCAACGAGTGAGGCGCCCCCGCTTCCTTCCACAGCGGCCCCGAGAGCAGGACCTCCTCCAATTCCCAGTcagcctccccctccaccaagtGCGCCAGCGCCCTCGCGCAAGTCTGTAGATGCGCCCCGCAcagccccccctcccccgcccccgccgaAAGAGGCGCCGCCTGCTCACtacgatgatgatgagtacGATCCATACAACTATAGTTCGTCTTCTCAGGCAGCTCCAGCTGTTCCGTCATTCCCGATGCCCTCTCCGCATGTCAGGCAGAACGAGGAGACATCGGCGCATGAGACCCTCCAGTTttccccgccacctcctccccctcagaaCTTGAGGTCGCCTATCCCCCCTCCTATTTCCTCACCGCCAAACCGAGCTCCTCCGCCGAGAAAGTCGCTGGATGTCCCCCGTGGTAGCGGTGGAAGACGTTCGGTCGACGTTACTCGGCCTTCCATGGAGTCTGGGTTTGTTGCTAATGACATTGATCTAGCCAACCAGTCAGGATGGTGGCTGCAGCCCAATGGCCTGCCTTCGCAGCTCCACGGCCGCAAGGATATCTTCTTCGAGTCTGAAGAATCAACCTCCTCTGATCCCCACCAGGGCGGCAAGACAATTGTGACTCGGGATATCTATGTGTTGTTCCAGGACTACTCCCAGACCGTTATCACCGTTCGTTTCAACCCCCAGGACCCCTCCGATGTCCAGCTCGACCAGCGTCACGAGGCCCCACCACGAGCCTTGCGTCAGGACCAGCTTGAGGAAAGCTACGAGCGGTTTGGTCGTGCCATCGGCGAGGCCGTCCACAAGCTGAAGGACACCGTTGTAGGCGACGGGACTCCACAAGGACTCATTCACGAGCTGCTGCGTCCCCACAAGGACGCTCTTCACCCTGTCGGCACGCGTGCCTATGGCGCCCTGGTGTACAGCAACCTTGCCAACGCCAGCACAAGCCAGAACGACGAGATCCGCCCCGGcgacatcatcagcatccgCAACGCCAAGTTCCAAGGCAAGCACGGCGCTATGCACGCCAAGTACAGCGTCGAGGTAGGCAAACCTGACCACGTCGCTGTCGTGGGCGAATGGGAtggcaccaagaagaaggtcaggGCTTGGGAGCAGGGCCGTGAGagcaagaaggtcaagctGGAAAGTTTCAAGCTTGACGACCTGAGGAGTGGTGAGGTCAAGATTTGGAGGGTGATGCCTAGGAGCTGGAttggatgggagggtggcgataatggtggaggagcaacCGGCGGGAATTAG
- a CDS encoding hypothetical protein (EggNog:ENOG503NWMD; MEROPS:MER0011785; COG:S), which yields MLKSTNPTSLLLRIPKLASSVFAGPSSEKTGTASPSKESSSRMSTESVSASTDTSSSIPPPTTQPLLFPTHRKKNPSHQYHPQHHAEGAPRKHTPRMMAFPLGYKEAAHQWWTSLSSRQAEQNVLSFIPHVREATGPSVGARLLDLANTDPFGQRVWRSSMVQLSGKNRALNEFSIEREGEDVDNTLVMLHGYGAGLGFFYKNFEPLTRLPGWKLYALDMLGMGNSSRPPFKVHAKTQKEKIAEAESWFIDALEEWRKIRKLEKFTLMGHSMGGYLAVSYALKYPGHLNKLILVSPVGIPEDPWAVNADMPEPETSTMAAEFTQDQESIVRQTPAGQNAEYVNAKASDKESVASQPNTSTTPPKRPLPGWLVWLWDANVSPFSIVRFAGPLGPRFVSGWTARRFNHLPSPEKQALHDYSYALFRQRGSGEYALPYLLAPGAYARSPVINRIQDVGRQVISPKTETTPEVKEHGFPIVFMYGENDWMDVAGGYAAEEKIKKRIEKELLEEGGAEKENGSVKVVVVRKAGHHLYVDNPEEFNEVVRRELKETMMVNQRRRN from the exons ATGCTCAAGTCTACTAACCCTACAAGTCTTTTGCTGCGTATTCCTAAGCTCGCCTCGTCCGTGTTTGCCGGTCCGTCCTCGGAAAAGACTGGAACAGCAAGTCCCTCAAAGGAGTCGAGCAGCCGAATGTCCACCGAATCGGTCTCTGCCTCTACGGATACTTCTTCCTCGATCCCGCCACCTACAACACAacctctccttttccctaCGCACCGCAAAAAGAACCCGTCGCATCAATATCACCCTCAGCACCACGCTGAAGGTGCACCGAGAAAACACACGCCCAGAATGATGGCATTTCCCCTAGGTTACAAGGAGGCGGCGCACCAATGG TGGACTAGCCTATCATCGCGACAAGCCGAACAGAATGTACTCTCATTTATTCCTCACGTTCGCGAAGCCACCGGCCCAAGTGTCGGCGCGCGCCTCCTAGATCTCGCCAACACCGATCCTTTCGGCCAGCGAGTCTGGCGATCATCAATGGTGCAGCTGTCGGGGAAGAACCGTGCCCTGAATGAGTTCTCAATCGAAAGAGAGGGCGAAGATGTGGACAACACCCTCGTCATGCTGCACGGATACGGCGCCGGGCTGGGTTTTTTCTACAAGAACTTTGAACCCCTCACCAGATTACCTGGTTGGAAATTATACGCGCTGGATATGCTAGGGATGGGCAACTCCTCCCGCCCGCCGTTCAAGGTCCACGCCAAAAcacaaaaagagaaaatcgccgaggccgagagTTGGTTCATTGACGCGCTCGAAGAATGGCGCAAGATTCGCAAGCTCGAAAAGTTCACATTGATGGGCCATTCAATGGGCGGCTACCTCGCTGTTTCTTACGCCCTCAAGTACCCCGGCCACCTCAACAAACTGATTTTGGTGTCTCCGGTGGGGATCCCGGAGGATCCCTGGGCAGTCAACGCCGACATGCCCGAGCCCGAAACCTCCACCATGGCAGCCGAGTTCACCCAGGACCAGGAAAGCATCGTCCGCCAAACCCCCGCTGGCCAAAACGCCGAGTATGTCAACGCGAAAGCCAGCGACAAGGAATCCGTCGCTTCCCAgcccaacacctccaccacgccCCCCAAGCGACCCCTTCCAGGGTGGCTGGTCTGGCTCTGGGACGCAAACGTCTCCCCGTTTAGCATCGTCCGCTTTGCCGGGCCGTTGGGTCCCCGGTTCGTCTCGGGGTGGACAGCCCGCCGGTTCAACCACCTGCCCTCGCCTGAAAAGCAAGCATTGCACGATTACTCTTATGCTCTGTTCCGCCAGCGTGGGTCGGGCGAGTATGCCCTGCCGTATCTCCTCGCTCCGGGGGCGTATGCCAGATCACCAGTCATCAACCGCATTCAGGACGTCGGCCGGCAGGTCATCTCCCCCAAGACGGAAACCACCCCAGAAGTAAAAGAGCACGGTTTCCCGATTGTGTTCATGTACGGAGAAAACGACTGGAtggatgttgctggggggtATGCCGCCGAAGAAAAGATCAAAAAGAGAATAGAGAAAGAATTGCtagaggaagggggagcggagaaggagaatggGAGTGTAaaggttgttgtggtgaggaaggcgggGCATCATCTCTATGTGGATAACCCCGAGGAGTTTAATGAAgttgtgaggagggagttgaaggagacgatgatggtgaatcagaggaggaggaattag
- the SPO7 gene encoding Nem1-Spo7 phosphatase regulatory subunit (EggNog:ENOG503P0TE; COG:S): MADTLDSIVKGAPLSSAAGLTSRNDLSKTSGVTTEPGPGGADEKSSSPTGDPLSHTPSSPSMIYLNLLILEASLRVQYLELRARRRHHTFFLSLLTIWTAGFGYALFLAPREDGSGVGGSVYWMVETTERMCFLGGVMTGLLVWLTGIWERGVRWPRRWFTVSNRGLRGFNCKLVVMKRPWWKEALSTIGWFLTYGVFSNNGSSYRFVDPTVLREVDRELNLSKDSHPSVHVTNWDEEKGGHEEDLAPGGDYVKLLLLAKPFSPSFRENWELYRAEYWERENERRALLRVKLKERDLRLRREHGGWLWWLPWRKVVDKPSQHHPEKVAHHPHHPRHAAVLGEHKRTRSGSGTMRRGSMNLGTPGSRSTTPTLEVDDQYLGVARKASTSSTASEKKRKKLGSASKTRPRVESRSVTPEITSPLAKESTPTKRV, encoded by the coding sequence ATGGCCGATACCCTTGACTCCATTGTCAAAGgcgcccccctctcctctgcGGCCGGCCTCACCTCCCGCAATGACCTCTCCAAAACAAGTGGTGTTACTACCGAACCGGGCCCAGGAGGCGCAGATGAGAAGTCATCGTCGCCAACGGGAGatcccctctcccacacgccgtcctccccatccatgATCTACCTCAACCTTTTGATACTCGAAGCCTCCCTGCGCGTGCAGTATCTCGAGCTCCGCGCCCGGCGCCGGCATCACACTTTCTTCCTCTCGCTGCTCACGATATGGACGGCTGGGTTTGGGTACGCACTCTTTCTGGCACCAAGAGAAGACGGCTCGGGCGTGGGCGGGTCGGTATACTGGATGGTGGAAACAACAGAAAGGATGTGCTTCCTGGGTGGCGTCATGACCGGACTGCTCGTCTGGCTGACTGGGATCTGGGAAAGGGGCGTGAGGTGGCCGAGAAGGTGGTTTACGGTCAGCAACAGGGGGCTGAGGGGGTTCAACTGTAAGTTGGTGGTTATGAAAAGGCCGTGGTGGAAGGAGGCGCTGAGCACAATCGGCTGGTTTTTGACGTATGGTGTGTTTTCGAACAATGGGAGTTCTTACCGGTTTGTGGACCCGACcgtgttgagggaggtggataGGGAGTTGAATTTGAGCAAGGACTCGCATCCGAGTGTACATGTCACAAATTGGgatgaggaaaagggggggcatGAAGAGGACCTGGCACCGGGTGGGGATTATGTCAagcttctgctgctggcgaAGCCGTTCTCGCCCAGCTTCCGGGAGAACTGGGAGTTGTACAGGGCGGAGTACTGGGAAAGGGAGAACGAAAGGCGTGCTTTGTTGAGGGTGAAGCTTAAGGAGAGGGACCTCAGGCTGCGAAGGGAACACGGgggttggctttggtggcttCCCTGGCgcaaggtggtggacaaACCGTCGCAGCACCATCCCGAGAAGGTAGCCCATCatccacaccaccctcgccatgCGGCAGTATTGGGTGAACACAAGCGGACGAGGAGCGGGAGTGGCACcatgagaagaggaagcatGAACCTGGGAACACCAGGATCGCGAAGCACGACACCGACGCTCGAGGTTGACGACCAATATCTCGGAGTCGCACGAAAGGCAAGCACATCTTCTACGGCGTCTGAAAAGAAGCGGAAGAAGCTAGGCTCGGCCAGCAAAACACGACCTCGTGTGGAATCGAGGTCGGTGACGCCCGAAATAACGTCGCCCTTGGCCAAAGAGTCGACGCCGACGAAAAGAGTATAG